One genomic region from Chthonomonas calidirosea T49 encodes:
- the atpE gene encoding ATP synthase F0 subunit C yields the protein MIYFAALAIAAGLAVPIAVIGAGIGQGRAVASGLESMARQPGMAGQLLINMIIGLAFIESLVLFALVLVFIFLGSRLPNTNQVLQTIQSTQVSK from the coding sequence ATGATCTATTTCGCTGCACTTGCAATTGCGGCGGGGCTTGCTGTCCCGATCGCGGTTATTGGAGCCGGTATTGGACAAGGACGTGCGGTGGCATCCGGGCTTGAGTCGATGGCTCGCCAGCCCGGTATGGCAGGCCAACTTCTTATCAACATGATCATCGGCCTCGCCTTCATCGAGTCGCTCGTGCTCTTTGCCCTCGTGCTCGTCTTCATCTTTCTTGGCTCCCGCCTGCCCAACACCAATCAGGTGCTGCAAACTATTCAGAGCACACAGGTAAGCAAATAG
- a CDS encoding ATP synthase F0 subunit B — translation MIPEVSLGPFKIEQPDAFLALILGFLILLWLAYKYAYPMGRDLLKARTERIEQAYKQADALLAEAQAIHDDYAQRLAHIEEEHRARVEQAVREAEALSAQIIAEAQQAAQTILQRAQQEVERERTYHQILMRQQIVAIVLDAAENAIRTMASEETQHKLVSDFIHQLAQSALNGYTPVNRNSLAHGGGEP, via the coding sequence GTGATTCCTGAGGTCAGCCTCGGACCGTTTAAAATAGAACAGCCCGATGCGTTTCTCGCGCTTATTTTGGGCTTTCTGATCCTGCTATGGCTCGCCTACAAGTACGCCTATCCTATGGGGCGTGACTTGCTAAAAGCGCGTACGGAACGCATCGAACAGGCCTACAAACAGGCCGATGCCCTTCTCGCTGAGGCACAGGCCATACATGACGACTACGCTCAGCGCCTTGCACACATTGAAGAGGAGCATCGCGCCCGTGTTGAACAGGCCGTGCGCGAAGCAGAAGCGCTCTCGGCTCAAATCATTGCCGAAGCCCAACAGGCGGCACAAACCATTCTACAACGCGCCCAACAAGAGGTCGAACGAGAACGTACCTATCATCAAATCCTTATGCGCCAACAGATCGTTGCGATCGTTCTCGATGCCGCTGAAAATGCCATCCGTACGATGGCCTCTGAAGAGACGCAACATAAACTTGTGAGCGATTTCATCCACCAACTTGCTCAGAGTGCTCTCAATGGCTATACTCCTGTAAACCGTAATAGCCTGGCCCATGGCGGAGGAGAACCCTAA
- the atpA gene encoding F0F1 ATP synthase subunit alpha: MAIRPEEITSILERELLETTKREIATYDAGTVLQVGDGIARIYGLQGCMVSELLEFLDEKGNPIVDENGAVIRAIALNLEEDNVGAIILGPCEQIFEGTTVRRTNRIIEVPVGEGLLGRVVSALGDPLDGKGPITATRYAYIEARAPGVVERQPVKEPLQTGLKAIDALVPIGRGQRELIIGDRGIGKTAIALDTIINQKGGDVICIYVAIGQKASTVENVRRTLEAAGAMDYTIIVAANASDPAPMQYIAPYTGCTIGEYFRDKGQHAVVIYDDLSKHAVAYRQVSLLLRRPPGREAYPGDIFYLHSRLLERAAKIREDYIIVDKTAPEDTKEGINGKLYEGSHGLSEAKKDLAAMPNADSLEIRKKPGTGGSLTALPIIETLASDVSAYIPTNVISITDGQIFLEPDLFFAGVRPAINVGISVSRVGRSAQIPAMKSGKVAGRLRLDLAQFREVQAFAQFASDLDKVTRDQLERGSRLIEILKQPQFQPMPVEKQVTIIYAGNNGYLDDIPVNAVSKFEAEFHPFMEKNYPDILEKIRITKDLDETTEAELNKAIQAFKAQFQP; encoded by the coding sequence ATGGCCATTCGACCAGAAGAGATAACTTCAATACTCGAGCGAGAGCTGCTCGAAACCACAAAACGTGAAATTGCCACTTACGATGCTGGAACCGTCCTTCAGGTAGGAGACGGCATCGCCCGAATCTACGGCCTGCAAGGCTGCATGGTTTCAGAACTGCTGGAGTTCCTCGACGAAAAAGGGAACCCCATTGTGGATGAAAACGGTGCCGTCATTCGTGCGATTGCCCTCAACCTCGAAGAAGATAACGTGGGTGCCATTATCCTCGGCCCCTGCGAACAGATTTTCGAGGGCACAACGGTTCGGCGAACGAACCGCATCATCGAAGTGCCCGTGGGCGAAGGCCTGTTAGGCCGTGTAGTAAGCGCCCTAGGTGACCCCCTCGATGGCAAAGGCCCTATCACGGCAACGCGCTATGCCTATATCGAAGCCAGAGCTCCCGGAGTTGTGGAGCGACAACCCGTAAAAGAGCCCCTACAAACCGGGCTTAAAGCGATAGATGCTCTCGTGCCAATCGGACGTGGACAACGTGAGCTGATTATCGGTGACCGCGGTATTGGAAAAACCGCCATCGCCCTCGATACCATCATCAATCAAAAGGGCGGCGATGTCATCTGCATCTACGTTGCCATCGGTCAAAAGGCCTCAACCGTAGAAAACGTGCGTCGTACCCTAGAAGCTGCCGGCGCTATGGACTATACCATCATCGTAGCCGCCAATGCCTCCGACCCGGCTCCAATGCAGTATATCGCCCCCTACACCGGTTGTACCATTGGCGAGTACTTCCGCGATAAAGGACAACATGCCGTCGTCATCTACGACGACCTCTCTAAACATGCCGTCGCCTATCGCCAAGTCTCTCTCCTTCTTCGACGCCCCCCCGGACGCGAGGCTTATCCAGGCGATATCTTCTACCTGCATAGCCGCCTTCTCGAACGAGCCGCAAAAATTCGCGAAGACTATATCATTGTTGATAAAACGGCTCCCGAAGATACGAAAGAAGGCATCAATGGCAAACTCTATGAGGGTAGCCATGGGCTTAGCGAGGCTAAAAAAGACCTTGCCGCCATGCCTAATGCCGATTCCCTCGAAATTCGCAAAAAGCCCGGTACTGGAGGAAGCCTCACGGCGCTGCCTATCATTGAAACGTTGGCCTCCGACGTCTCTGCCTACATCCCCACCAACGTTATCTCCATCACGGACGGCCAAATCTTCCTTGAACCAGACCTGTTCTTCGCCGGTGTGCGCCCAGCTATCAACGTGGGTATCTCGGTCTCTCGCGTGGGACGCTCAGCACAAATCCCAGCCATGAAAAGCGGTAAAGTGGCAGGACGCCTACGTCTTGACCTCGCCCAATTCCGCGAAGTTCAAGCGTTTGCCCAATTTGCCTCCGATCTTGATAAGGTGACCCGCGATCAGCTCGAGCGTGGTTCTCGACTCATTGAGATACTTAAGCAGCCTCAGTTCCAACCAATGCCCGTGGAAAAACAGGTTACCATCATCTATGCCGGCAATAACGGCTATCTGGATGATATTCCTGTAAACGCTGTAAGCAAGTTCGAGGCGGAGTTCCATCCTTTCATGGAAAAGAACTACCCCGACATCCTTGAAAAAATCCGAATTACCAAAGATTTGGATGAAACCACGGAAGCAGAGTTGAATAAGGCTATTCAAGCCTTTAAAGCCCAGTTCCAACCCTAG
- the atpH gene encoding ATP synthase F1 subunit delta codes for MATRDVRAARRYAAALFQAVQKEGVLEVVERELEELLTTLHNTPVLKEFWHSPLVPAPKKSSLIEKTFANRLHPLTIGFLNLLVNKRREELLEYIYTDFRRLVDRARHLLRAEAVFAVPPTPEEEQALRESLEKRTGANVELRVRLDPEILGGVVIRLQDTILDGSVRGSLERLRERFLQKA; via the coding sequence ATGGCAACTCGTGATGTGCGTGCAGCTCGCCGTTATGCAGCAGCGCTCTTTCAAGCGGTTCAAAAAGAAGGCGTTCTCGAAGTGGTGGAGCGCGAACTTGAGGAGCTACTAACAACTCTTCATAATACACCTGTACTCAAAGAGTTCTGGCACAGTCCTCTCGTGCCGGCACCCAAGAAAAGCTCGCTCATCGAAAAAACCTTCGCCAACAGGCTACATCCCTTAACCATCGGTTTCCTGAACCTGCTTGTTAACAAACGTCGCGAAGAGCTGTTAGAATATATCTATACCGATTTTAGACGCCTTGTTGATCGGGCGCGGCACCTGCTTCGTGCAGAGGCTGTCTTTGCCGTGCCGCCCACTCCCGAGGAAGAACAGGCACTTCGTGAAAGCCTGGAGAAAAGAACGGGCGCTAACGTGGAGCTGCGTGTACGGCTCGATCCGGAAATCCTCGGAGGAGTCGTTATCCGACTTCAAGATACCATCCTTGATGGAAGCGTGCGTGGAAGCCTTGAGAGATTGCGCGAGCGCTTCCTACAAAAAGCTTAG
- a CDS encoding ATP synthase F0 subunit B translates to MLQIEQAIKFNPVYFGIQILIFLLLLQILTRVFWRPFLKDMEKRTEDIEARYRRREELQQEMERLRAEYQQRIAVVDAEARAHIQEAVKKAQGERERLIKEARTQAEQVLLQGRQSIEREREATLQALKEQMIAMATDVADHALGSLYPKEELRRSIEARVAQATTTASSTHEW, encoded by the coding sequence ATGCTACAGATCGAGCAAGCGATAAAATTTAATCCGGTCTACTTCGGCATACAGATTCTGATCTTTCTGCTCCTGCTGCAGATACTTACAAGAGTCTTTTGGCGTCCCTTCCTAAAAGATATGGAGAAGCGCACAGAAGACATCGAAGCCCGTTATCGCCGTCGTGAGGAGCTTCAACAAGAAATGGAGCGCCTGCGGGCTGAGTATCAGCAGCGTATCGCTGTTGTGGATGCCGAAGCCCGCGCCCATATTCAAGAGGCGGTCAAAAAAGCGCAAGGAGAACGGGAACGTCTGATCAAAGAGGCGCGCACCCAGGCCGAACAGGTGTTGCTTCAAGGTCGCCAGAGCATCGAGAGAGAACGCGAAGCGACCCTCCAAGCCCTCAAAGAGCAGATGATCGCTATGGCGACCGATGTGGCAGATCATGCTCTCGGCTCTCTTTACCCGAAAGAAGAACTGAGGCGCTCGATTGAAGCTCGTGTGGCTCAGGCAACAACCACCGCGAGTAGCACCCATGAATGGTAA